In Eriocheir sinensis breed Jianghai 21 chromosome 17, ASM2467909v1, whole genome shotgun sequence, one genomic interval encodes:
- the LOC126999944 gene encoding zinc finger protein 628-like, translating into MKSTSTDDPKMETRVLMPAEFSLVVTARPLPPLDRLVPAEDCIKVCATRPLPVQTRYLPFSGTVRADNLPLLPYLPPMDVRSRYGGYDSVDEEGRRTCNWVRFLKVAPVYSHEVNLVGRRAGPRGDVVFEVVREILPGGELLAFLLPDMSGENALLLPALTLIRSSLYRRTIDSIMAEAPLDLSRSLLTSPPPRPSNGSIMSRDSDAVSPSSSPSPSSSPASSTSSPPAFSPTSSSVFHVGRQQLQFGLPPRLPMGLAPQSPSAMSTNSSSSISVQTSSVSPSMAPAKRRERTMLPCSECGKAFDRPSLLKRHMRTHTGEKPHACDVCGKGFSTSSSLNTHRRIHSGEKPHQCGVCGKRFTASSNLYYHKMTHVKEKPHKCSLCTRSFPTPGDLRSHMFVHNGQWPHKCSICGKGFSKLTNLRNHALLHSAKTRVAPTAAPVSPSSASL; encoded by the exons ATGAAGTCCACCAGCACAGACGACCCCAAGATGGAAACTAGGGTTTTGATGCCAGCAGAATTCTCACTGGTTGTGACGGCTCGGCCGCTGCCTCCCCTGGACCGCCTTGTGCCCGCCGAAGACTGCATCAAGGTGTGCGCCACTCGTCCCCTGCCCGTCCAGACCCGCTACCTCCCCTTCAGCGGCACCGTCAGAGCGGACAATCTACCCCTGCTGCCGTACCTTCCCCCCATGGAC GTGAGGTCCAGGTATGGAGGCTACGACTCCGTTGACGAGGAGGGGCGACGTACCTGCAACTGGGTCCGCTTCCTGAAAGTGGCGCCGGTGTACAGCCACGAAGTGAACTTGGTGGGGCGCCGCGCCGGCCCCCGCGGCGACGTGGTATTCGAAGTCGTCAGAGAAATTCTTCCCGGCGGTGAGCTGCTGGCGTTCCTGCTGCCCGACATGAGTGGGGAAAACGCCCTCTTGTTGCCGGCCCTCACTCTCATCAGGTCTTCGCTGTACCGTAGAACAATCGATTCCATAATGGCAGAAGCTCCATTAGACCTCTCCAGATCACTGTTGACTTCTCCACCTCCGCGCCCCTCCAATGGCAGCATCATGTCCAGAGACTCTGATGCCGTCTCCCcgtcatcttctccttctccgtcaTCATCCCCCGCATCCTCAACATCGTCACCTCCGGCGTTCTCGCCAACCTCTTCGTCCGTATTCCACGTGGGTCGCCAACAGTTACAGTTTGGGCTTCCTCCACGCCTACCCATGGGTCTCGCGCCACAGTCACCTTCTGCTATGTCTACAAACAGTTCCTCCAGCATCTCTGTGCAGACAAGTTCAGTCTCTCCCTCCATGGCCCCGGCTAAGCGGCGGGAGAGGACGATGCTGCCGTGCTCGGAGTGCGGCAAGGCTTTTGATCGGCCGTCGCTGCTCAAGCGGCACATGCGGACCCACACAGGGGAGAAGCCGCACGCGTGCGACGTGTGCGGCAAAGGCTTCTCCACCAGCTCGTCCCTTAACACCCACCGGCGCATCCACAGCGGCGAGAAGCCCCACCAGTGCGGCGTGTGCGGCAAGCGGTTCACCGCCTCCTCCAACCTCTACTACCACAAGATGACGCACGTCAAGGAGAAGCCTCACAAGTGCTCGCTGTGCACGCGCTCCTTCCCCACCCCAGGCGACCTGCGCTCCCACATGTTCGTCCACAACGGCCAGTGGCCCCACAAGTGCTCCATCTGCGGCAAGGGCTTCAGCAAGCTCACCAACCTGCGAAACCACGCCCTCCTGCACTCCGCCAAGACGCGCGTGGCACCTACGGCAGCGCCGGtgtccccctcctccgcctcgctGTAA